The genomic window GCCTTCCTCTCCTGTCTCTGCTTCCCTTCACACTACACTCCATGCCCCATTTTCCTTTTTGGTACAGAACATGATCCATTTAACTGCCCAGATTATAAGATATACTAGGGTACCCTTCTCTTATTTCCTAAAGAAAATCTTTGATTAATATCTTTCTGTGATTATGAAACATTACCTGGAAGACAGCTCATTTGTTGTAATGTCCAGAATATTAACATGAGGGGAATCCCAATTTGAGATATTACAAGACCATAGCGACAATCCTGATCTGGTGAAATTACTTGTTTGCCTTGCTATCAAGATAATTCCTCTTCCTGTGTTTGCCTCTTCTTCTTATTTCTGGACTGGACTAGATGTGTTTAACCACGCTCGTAATCTCTGATCCCTGATGTCACCATAAATGAAACCTTCTCATTCTATTTACTTGTTTACAAAAGCTAACCAGATTATGGGAAATTTACTTGCATGCTTGGTCTCGTATAATTCATAATATTAGCAAGTGTGGCTACATGTGGTGTTCAGCGGAGGAGAATAACTTGAGAGGGAGAAGATTTTAAAGAACTCAGAAATGAACATGTAACTTCTCAAGGTATCATTTGGccaaaaaaaatacaagaagTCAAGAACAATTACATTATCTTAAGCATGTATACATGATAtgatgattaaaaataaaaaagattataTCAATATTAGGTATAATAGAGGAACCTTATCCATGAGCTTTCTTGTCTCATATAGGCATATATTTTGATGTATGATGGACATTGCTTCCGTTGCTGGCGCCCATACATGACCTGGGGAGGTTTGTTTCCTGGTCTTGGCTGCCGATCCAATATTTCCGGCGGACCAACCGACCGGCGATGAATAAAAGAAGTATTATACTACTCTCTTCTTGGATTTTATCTATGGGAATTATCTGAAAGCCATCATTAATAAGAAACTGAGGAACACTGAGACCCCGAGGCCGGTGCACAACATGTCCAGCATCCTCTCCCTCCTCACAGTCCGCTCCTTCCGCCGCCGTCTAGCCTTCGAAAACTCCTCGTATCTCTCCATCGTTTCTCCTTCCGTTTCCCTCCTCCTTTCACCCTCTAATGTGGCCCCTAGGATTCCCAAACTGACTCTCCCATTCAAGCAAGCACCATCCAGGTTTTCAACCGTTAGGCTCGCCTCCCTCACGTGCCCCGTCTCCTCCCCGCACGTGACCACCACCGCGGCCGAGTAAACCGACCCGCCCGCCTCCAAAACCGTCGCGAACCGGACCAGGGTCTCTGCCGTGTACCAGTGCCGGTCCACCGCCACCGGTCGCCGGCTCGATAGGTTTACCGCCCGGAGTCCGACCGGGTCGATCACGACCCAGCTCAAGGTTAACTCCGCCGGCGAAATCGTCGGCGTCGCCGCCGCCGGATCCTTCCGTTCGATGGCGTCGATCCGAAAGGGCGCGCCTTGGAACCAGGGAGTGGTGGTTTCCGTCTCCACGACGCGGGAGAATATCGGGGCGCCGTCGTGGCAGAGATCGACCGCGGAGATGAGCTCCGTGAGGCGGCGGCCTTCGCCGGCGGCGATGCTGGCGCGAGGAAAGGGGAAGGGGTGGGCATCGGAGAAGAAGGAGTGGTGGGAGTGGGGGAAGGAGGGAAGGAGGTGGAGGAGGCGGGGATGGCGGAGGGAGGGCCAGGTGGAGAAGCAGAGGTCGCGCCAGAGGTGGGGCTGGGTGGAGAGCGACCGGAGGTGGGCGGTGGCGCAGCTCGAAGCCGCCAGCGCCGGCCCGTCCAGGAGCCCGAGAGCTCTCGTCAGGATGTCGTCGTGGAGGTCCTCTATCGTGGTGGCTTCGCGGCCGGCCGCC from Elaeis guineensis isolate ETL-2024a chromosome 9, EG11, whole genome shotgun sequence includes these protein-coding regions:
- the LOC105052096 gene encoding probable F-box protein At2g36090, giving the protein MFPFQDIPTDKKLPSKCRLPGSPPPFLYKSDRPSPSLRLKGEIFNSISIPMAPEPTAAGREATTIEDLHDDILTRALGLLDGPALAASSCATAHLRSLSTQPHLWRDLCFSTWPSLRHPRLLHLLPSFPHSHHSFFSDAHPFPFPRASIAAGEGRRLTELISAVDLCHDGAPIFSRVVETETTTPWFQGAPFRIDAIERKDPAAATPTISPAELTLSWVVIDPVGLRAVNLSSRRPVAVDRHWYTAETLVRFATVLEAGGSVYSAAVVVTCGEETGHVREASLTVENLDGACLNGRVSLGILGATLEGERRRETEGETMERYEEFSKARRRRKERTVRRERMLDMLCTGLGVSVFLSFLLMMAFR